From the Dama dama isolate Ldn47 chromosome 24, ASM3311817v1, whole genome shotgun sequence genome, one window contains:
- the NEK4 gene encoding serine/threonine-protein kinase Nek4 isoform X5 codes for MGFCEGGDLYRKLKEQKGRLLPENQVVEWFVQIAMALQYLHEKHILHRDLKTQNVFLTRTNIIKVGDLGIARVLENHCDMASTLIGTPYYMSPELFSNKPYNYKSDVWALGCCVYEMATLKHAFNAKDMNSLVYRIIEGKLPPMPKDYSPELAELIRTMLSKRPEERPSVRSILRQPYIKRQISLFLEATKAKTSKNNIKNGDSKSKPVAAVVPGKAELSHEVVPPQPYSSESSKTYVMGEDKCLFQEKPVVIGPLKIPTSPKDHTYKPDISNTTDSLATISRVNIDILPTERRNSMNDGLVQENPPRHLDASNELEGKCNISQVKEMLQENSKSSALPGDRIPTSSSHHVTGERNDPMKPLQPLNKDQNSPKDQDQVAGECVTGKQGRIHPALQPHSSGSEPSQSRQRRQKKREPTEHSGEKGQFKETPPCLLPSLPTVGKVECTSTQKDAENQSRVVTGSVNSSRGSEIASSKDRPLSARERRRLKQSQEEILPSGPTVRRAALGPVGPAKPQEGHLSPARRSSSDCSVAQERKLTHCLSEDELSSSTSSTDKSDGDSREGKGHTNEMTDLVQLMTQTLKLDSKESYEDLPVPDPVSEFKLHRKYRDTLILHGKVEEEAEELHFKELPSGAVMPGSEKIRRIVEVLRADVIRGLGIQLLEQVYDILEEEDELERESPAAAAAAAKSLQSFPTPCDPIDGSPPGSPIPGILQARRLEWVAISFSNV; via the exons tatttACATGAAAAACACATCCTCCACCGAGATCTAAAAACCCAAAATGTCTTCCTGACAAGAACAAATATCATCAAAGTGGGTGACCTCGGAATTGCCCGAGTGCTTGAGAACCACTGTGACATGGCTAGCACCCTCATTGGCACACCGTACTATATGAGCCCTGAATTGTTTTCGAACAAACCCTACAACTACAAG tctgaTGTTTGGGCTCTGGGATGCTGTGTTTATGAAATGGCCACCCTGAAGCATGCTTTCAATGCAAAAGACATGAATTCTTTAGTTTATCGGATTATTGAAGGAAAG CTGCCACCGATGCCAAAAGATTACAGCCCAGAGCTGGCAGAACTGATAAGAACTATGCTGAGCAAAAGACCTGAAGAAAGACCTTCTGTGAGGAGCATCTTGAGACAGCCTTACATAAAGCGCCAAATATCCTTGTTTCTGGAGGCCACGAAGGC aaaaacctccaaaaataatattaaaaatggtGACTCTAAATCCAAGCCTGTGGCTGCAGTGGTTCCTGGAAAGGCTGAATTAAGTCATGAAGTAGTTCCCCCTCAACCATACTCTTCTGAGAGCTCCAAGACATATGTAATG GGTGAAGACAAATGTTTGTTCCAGGAGAAACCTGTAGTCATTGGCCCCTTGAAGATACCCACAAGTCCGAAAGACCATACCTACAAACCAGACATAAGCAATACTACAGACTCACTAGCCACAATCAGTAGGGTGAATATTGACATCTTACCTACAGAGAGAAGGAACTCAATGAATGACGGCTTAGTTCAAGAGAATCCACCACGACACCTAGATGCCTCTAATGAACTGGAAGGTAAATGTAATATTTCTCAAGTGAAGGAGATGTTGCAGGAGAACAGTAAATCCAGTGCTTTACCTGGAGACCGAATTCCCACATCGTCCTCTCACCATgttactggagaaaggaatgacccAATGAAGCCTCTGCAGCCCCTAAACAAAGACCAAAATTCACCAAAAGACCAG gaTCAAGTTGCTGGTGAATGTGTTACAGGAAAACAGGGTAGAATCCACCCAGCTTTACAGCCACACAGCTCTGGGTCTGAACCTTCCCAGTCTCGACAGCGGCggcagaagaaaagagaacccaCTGAGCACAGTGGGGAAAAGGGACAG TTCAAAGAGACTCCACCTTGCCTTTTGCCTTCTCTTCCCACTGTTGGAAAAGTGGAATGCACATCAACACAAAAAGATGCTGAAAACCAAAGTAGAGTGGTCACTGGATCTGTGAACAGTTCGAGGGGCAGTGAGATAGCATCATCAAAG GACCGACCATTATCTGCAAGAGAGAGGAGGCGACTGAAGCAGTCACAGGAAGAGATCTTACCCTCAG GCCCTACAGTGAGGAGAGCTGCTCTGGGTCCAGTGGGACCAGCGAAACCACAGGAAGGCCACCTCAGCCCTGCTCGAAGGTCATCTTCCGACTGCAGTGTTGCTCAG GAAAGGAAACTCACCCATTGTCTCTCAGAGGATGAGTTAAGTTCTTCTACAAGTTCAACTGATAAATCAGATGGGGATTCCAGGGAAGG tAAAGGTCATACAAATGAAATGACTGACTTGGTACAATTGATGACTCAGACTCTGaagttggactctaaagagagCTATGAAGATCTCCCAGTACCAGATCCAGTGTCAGAATTTAAACTTCATCGGAAGTATCGGGACACGCTAATACTTCATGGGAAAGTtgaagaagaggcagaggaactccATTTTAAAGAGCTACCTTCAGGTG cTGTCATGCCAGGTTCTGAAAAAATCAGAAGAATAGTTGAAGTCTTAAGAGCCGATGTAATTCGGGGCCTGGGGATTCAGCTTTTAGAGCAGGTGTATGATATTTTggaagaggaggatgaattggaaaGAGAG tcccctgctgctgctgctgctgctgctaagtcacttcagtcgtttccgactccgtgtgatcccatagacggcagcccaccaggctcccccatccctgggattctccaggcaagaagactggagtgggttgccatttccttctccaatgtgtga
- the SPCS1 gene encoding signal peptidase complex subunit 1: MLEHLSSLPTQMDYKGQKLAEQMFQGIILFSAIVGFIYGYLAEQFGWTVYIVMAGFAFSCLLTLPPWPIYRRHPLKWLPVQDSSTEDKKPVERKVKRHAKNN; this comes from the exons ATGTTGGAGCATCTGAGCTCGCTGCCCACGCAAATG GATTACAAGGGCCAGAAGCTAGCTGAACAGATGTTTCAGGGAATTATTCTTTTTTCTGCA atagttggatttATCTACGGGTACCTGGCTGAACAGTTCGGGTGGACTGTCTATATAGTTATGGCTGGATTTGCTTTTTCGTGTTTG CTGACACTTCCTCCATGGCCCATTTATCGCCGGCACCCCCTCAAGTGGTTACCTGTTCAAGACTCAAGCACAGAAGACAAGAAACCAGTGGAACGAAAAGTTAAGAGACATGCTAAAAATAATTGA